One Glycine soja cultivar W05 chromosome 2, ASM419377v2, whole genome shotgun sequence genomic region harbors:
- the LOC114387287 gene encoding PLASMODESMATA CALLOSE-BINDING PROTEIN 4-like, translating into MALVIYFVLFLALTGHSSALYCVCKDGVGDQALQKAIDYACGAGADCTPILQNGACFQPNTVKDHCNYAVNSYFQRKGQAQGSCDFSGAATPSQTPPTAASTCVYPSSPSNAGTGTTATPTTTTPTTGTPPTTLTPTTPTTTTPGTTTGTSPTTGTGTGTGTGTTIGNPNVFGMSPTSSTGTGGGFNDPNKGVVHLQDISMLLVSLVITFLLVMLRV; encoded by the exons ATGGCTCTTGTGATATATTTTGTGCTTTTTCTTGCCCTCACTGGCCATTCAA gTGCTCTTTACTGTGTATGCAAAGATGGTGTGGGTGATCAAGCTCTTCAGAAAGCAATAGACTATGCATGTGGTGCTGGAGCTGACTGTACCCCTATTCTCCAAAATGGAGCATGTTTCCAACCTAACACTGTGAAGGATCACTGCAACTATGCTGTTAATAGCTATTTCCAGAGAAAGGGTCAAGCTCAGGGAAGCTGTGATTTTTCTGGTGCTGCCACCCCTAGTCAAACACCACCCA CTGCAGCATCTACATGTGTTTACCCCTCTAGTCCTAG CAATGCTGGAACAGGCACCACAGCAACTCCAACAACCACTACACCAACAACAGGCACACCACCCACCACCTTAACTCCAACCACCCCCACTACTACCACTCCAGGCACAACCACCGGTACCAGCCCAACCACTGGCACTGGTACCGGCACCGGCACCGGCACCACCATAGGTAACCCTAATGTGTTTGGAATGAGTCCAACATCTTCAACTGGAACAGGAGGAGGCTTCAATGACCCAAACAAAGGAGTGGTTCATTTGCAAGACATAAGCATGTTGCTAGTGTCTCTTGTTATCACCTTCTTGCTAGTAATGTTGAGGGTCTAA